In Pseudokineococcus lusitanus, one genomic interval encodes:
- a CDS encoding beta-galactosidase: MPHLVPRLDRLAFGGDHNPEQWPADVLEEDVRLMAEAGVTLVTVGVFSWVLLEPEEGRYETAWLRALLDRLHAEGIKVDLATPTASPPAWFSRRYSASLPMTREGVRLDVGAREHFCPSSPEYRRAAQALAGHLAADLGGHPALALWHVGNEFGAHVGACWCPVSDAAFRAWLRERYGDLDRLNEAWGTSFWGQRYGTWEEVGTPRLAPMPSNPAQQLDHLRFSSDEHLACFVGERDAIRARRPAAGADVPVTTNLMTQGSRHLDYWRWAREVDVVADDHYLTAAAERPQLGLSLADDISRGLAGGGPWLLLEHSTSAVSWQPRNLAKRPGEMRRNALTHVARGSEGAMFFQWRASRAGAEKFHSAMLPQAGTGSRQWRDVVALGADLAALAEVRGSVVEDDVAMVWDWESWWALELEFRPTVDLTYAERAAATHEALLDLHRTVAVVPVDADLERLARHRVLVLPQQYLVPDRARDVLRAYVEQGGHLVVPFFSGVVDETDAVPAGPYPGQLRDVLGLDVEEWHPLPEGGRVRLSPAGGTPGPVADVWSERVRPRGAQVLRTFLDGPDAGHPALTRHDLGAGAAWYVATRLDVVGLRELYAEVLAAAGTPARDLPRDLEVVRRRAGEVSWLFAVNHGDVDLPLAASGTDLLTGAAHDGAAPVLVPAGGVVVLREGAAA; the protein is encoded by the coding sequence CTCGACCGGCTGCACGCGGAGGGGATCAAGGTCGACCTCGCGACGCCCACGGCCTCGCCCCCGGCGTGGTTCTCGCGCCGGTACTCGGCCTCCCTGCCGATGACGCGCGAGGGCGTCCGCCTCGACGTCGGCGCGCGGGAGCACTTCTGCCCCAGCAGCCCGGAGTACCGGCGCGCCGCGCAGGCCCTCGCCGGGCACCTGGCCGCCGACCTCGGCGGCCACCCCGCCCTCGCCCTGTGGCACGTCGGCAACGAGTTCGGCGCCCACGTCGGCGCCTGCTGGTGCCCGGTCAGCGACGCCGCCTTCCGCGCGTGGCTGCGGGAGCGGTACGGCGACCTCGACCGTCTCAACGAGGCCTGGGGGACGTCCTTCTGGGGCCAGCGGTACGGCACCTGGGAGGAGGTCGGGACGCCGCGGCTCGCGCCCATGCCGTCCAACCCCGCCCAGCAGCTCGACCACCTGCGCTTCTCCTCCGACGAGCACCTGGCCTGCTTCGTCGGGGAGCGCGACGCCATCCGGGCGCGGCGCCCGGCGGCGGGCGCCGACGTCCCCGTGACGACCAACCTCATGACGCAGGGCAGCCGGCACCTCGACTACTGGCGCTGGGCGCGGGAGGTGGACGTCGTCGCCGACGACCACTACCTCACGGCCGCCGCGGAGCGCCCGCAGCTGGGCCTCTCGCTCGCGGACGACATCTCCCGCGGTCTCGCGGGCGGGGGCCCGTGGCTCCTCCTCGAGCACTCGACGTCGGCCGTCAGCTGGCAGCCGCGCAACCTGGCCAAGCGGCCCGGGGAGATGCGCCGCAACGCGCTGACGCACGTGGCCCGCGGGTCCGAGGGCGCGATGTTCTTCCAGTGGAGGGCGTCCCGCGCCGGGGCGGAGAAGTTCCACTCGGCGATGCTGCCGCAGGCGGGGACGGGCTCGCGGCAGTGGCGGGACGTCGTCGCGCTGGGCGCCGACCTGGCCGCCCTCGCGGAGGTCCGGGGCAGCGTCGTCGAGGACGACGTCGCGATGGTGTGGGACTGGGAGTCCTGGTGGGCGCTCGAGCTGGAGTTCCGGCCGACGGTCGACCTCACGTACGCCGAGCGGGCCGCGGCCACCCACGAGGCGCTGCTCGACCTGCACCGCACCGTCGCCGTCGTCCCCGTGGACGCCGACCTCGAGCGCCTCGCCCGGCACCGCGTGCTCGTGCTGCCGCAGCAGTACCTCGTGCCGGACCGGGCGCGGGACGTGCTGCGCGCGTACGTCGAGCAGGGCGGGCACCTCGTCGTCCCCTTCTTCTCCGGGGTGGTCGACGAGACCGACGCCGTCCCCGCCGGGCCGTACCCGGGGCAGCTGCGCGACGTGCTCGGCCTCGACGTCGAGGAGTGGCACCCGTTGCCCGAGGGCGGGCGGGTGCGCCTCTCGCCGGCGGGCGGCACCCCGGGGCCGGTGGCCGACGTCTGGTCCGAGCGGGTCCGGCCCCGCGGTGCGCAGGTGCTCCGGACCTTCCTCGACGGCCCCGACGCCGGCCACCCCGCGCTCACGCGGCACGACCTGGGCGCGGGCGCCGCCTGGTACGTCGCGACCCGGCTCGACGTCGTGGGCCTGCGGGAGCTCTACGCCGAGGTGCTCGCCGCCGCGGGCACGCCCGCGCGCGACCTCCCGCGGGACCTCGAGGTGGTGCGGCGCCGCGCCGGGGAGGTGTCGTGGCTCTTCGCCGTCAACCACGGCGACGTCGACCTGCCGCTGGCGGCGTCCGGCACGGACCTCCTCACGGGCGCGGCGCACGACGGCGCCGCCCCCGTCCTCGTGCCGGCCGGGGGCGTCGTCGTGCTGCGGGAGGGCGCCGCCGCCTGA
- a CDS encoding diguanylate cyclase domain-containing protein, with protein MSAALGGVRSVFQPIVDLDTGAVVAYEALARGPRGTALEMPSDLFDAARAHGLLGELDGACRRAALSGAVDAGLLAPLTLFVNVEPEVLDAAPLDELLALAEGAPGDLRVVVELTERALAARPAELLRTVERVRSLGWGVALDDVGAEAMSLALMPLLRPDVVKLDLRLVQDRPGPAVAQVMNAVNAYAEETGAVVLAEGIEHEGHLRAARGLGARLGQGWLFGRPGPGPVAGLAVGALALPAPPPVLPERSSPFALLPPGTPLRRSPKRLLIELSKQLEREALRLGETAVVASTFQEARHFTPATAGRYRDLVERTGFVCAIGEDLPAEPVPGLRGAHLDPTDAVRGEWDVVVLGPHFSAALLARDLGDDGPDMQRTFEYALTYRRSTVVAAACSLLSRVAPRVPTAPAVPGAVAGGAPAVLAASVPGTTTVVGPTGAGEALLHRALAATTSGVTIADARRPDMPLVYVNAAFEQLSGLRAEQVLGRNCRFLQGSDTDRGVVDAIRAALAAGREWHGTLLNHRGPDREPWWNEIHLSPVLDEDGRVLQYIGVQDDVTHRVQAERRLAQERDRAAGYLERLERLAVTDPLTRLANRRGVEEGVEEVLARADATGTAAALLFCDLDGFKAVNDRHGHGVGDALLVAVAERLRGRLREHDLLARPGGDEFLVVLPGLVPATAAADAARVAEELAADLAAPLVLPDGRRVAVGASVGVALHPDDGATFRDLLHHADGRMYDAKRARRAAVVPGQAGAPAREQVGPGATAPA; from the coding sequence GTGAGCGCCGCCCTGGGGGGCGTCCGCAGCGTCTTCCAGCCCATCGTCGACCTCGACACGGGCGCCGTCGTCGCCTACGAGGCGCTGGCCCGCGGGCCGCGGGGGACCGCGCTGGAGATGCCGTCCGACCTCTTCGACGCCGCCCGCGCGCACGGGCTCCTCGGCGAGCTCGACGGCGCCTGCCGCCGCGCGGCGCTGAGCGGCGCCGTCGACGCCGGCCTGCTGGCCCCGCTCACCCTCTTCGTCAACGTCGAGCCCGAGGTGCTCGACGCGGCACCGCTCGACGAGCTGCTCGCCCTCGCCGAGGGGGCGCCGGGCGACCTGCGCGTCGTCGTCGAGCTCACCGAGCGCGCCCTCGCGGCCCGCCCCGCCGAGCTGCTCCGCACCGTCGAGCGCGTCCGCTCCCTCGGGTGGGGCGTCGCGCTGGACGACGTCGGCGCCGAGGCGATGTCCCTCGCGCTCATGCCGCTGCTGCGCCCCGACGTCGTCAAGCTCGACCTGCGGCTCGTGCAGGACCGGCCCGGCCCCGCCGTCGCCCAGGTGATGAACGCCGTCAACGCCTACGCCGAGGAGACGGGCGCCGTCGTCCTCGCGGAGGGGATCGAGCACGAGGGCCACCTCCGCGCGGCCCGCGGGCTCGGCGCGCGCCTCGGGCAGGGCTGGCTCTTCGGCCGGCCCGGTCCGGGCCCCGTGGCCGGGCTGGCCGTCGGCGCGCTCGCGCTGCCCGCGCCGCCGCCCGTGCTCCCCGAGCGCTCGTCGCCCTTCGCCCTCCTGCCGCCCGGCACGCCGCTGCGGCGCTCCCCGAAGCGGCTGCTCATCGAGCTGTCCAAGCAGCTCGAGCGCGAGGCGCTGCGGCTGGGCGAGACCGCCGTCGTCGCCTCGACCTTCCAGGAGGCGCGCCACTTCACGCCCGCGACCGCCGGCCGCTACCGCGACCTCGTGGAGCGCACGGGCTTCGTCTGCGCCATCGGCGAGGACCTCCCGGCCGAGCCGGTGCCGGGCCTGCGAGGCGCCCACCTCGACCCGACGGACGCGGTCCGGGGCGAGTGGGACGTCGTCGTCCTCGGCCCCCACTTCTCCGCCGCGCTGCTGGCGCGCGACCTCGGCGACGACGGCCCCGACATGCAGCGCACCTTCGAGTACGCGCTGACCTACCGGCGCAGCACGGTCGTCGCCGCGGCGTGCTCGCTGCTCTCCCGGGTGGCGCCGCGGGTGCCGACGGCCCCGGCCGTCCCGGGCGCGGTCGCGGGTGGTGCGCCGGCGGTCCTCGCGGCGTCCGTGCCCGGCACGACGACCGTGGTCGGGCCCACGGGGGCCGGCGAGGCGCTCCTGCACCGCGCGCTCGCGGCGACGACGAGCGGCGTCACCATCGCGGACGCCCGCCGCCCCGACATGCCGCTCGTGTACGTCAACGCCGCCTTCGAGCAGCTCTCCGGCCTGCGCGCCGAGCAGGTCCTCGGGCGCAACTGCCGCTTCCTCCAGGGCAGCGACACCGACCGCGGCGTCGTCGACGCCATCCGCGCCGCGCTCGCCGCCGGCCGCGAGTGGCACGGGACGCTGCTCAACCACCGCGGCCCCGACCGCGAGCCGTGGTGGAACGAGATCCACCTCTCGCCGGTCCTCGACGAGGACGGCCGGGTGCTGCAGTACATCGGCGTCCAGGACGACGTCACCCACCGCGTGCAGGCCGAGCGGCGGCTCGCGCAGGAGCGCGACCGCGCCGCCGGCTACCTGGAGCGGCTCGAGCGGCTGGCCGTCACCGACCCCCTGACCCGCCTCGCCAACCGGCGCGGGGTCGAGGAGGGCGTCGAGGAGGTCCTCGCCCGGGCCGACGCCACGGGGACCGCCGCGGCCCTGCTCTTCTGCGACCTCGACGGCTTCAAGGCCGTCAACGACCGCCACGGCCACGGGGTCGGGGACGCGCTGCTCGTGGCCGTCGCCGAGCGGCTGCGCGGGCGTCTGCGCGAGCACGACCTCCTGGCGCGGCCGGGCGGCGACGAGTTCCTCGTCGTCCTGCCCGGGCTCGTGCCCGCCACCGCCGCGGCGGACGCGGCGCGGGTGGCCGAGGAGCTCGCGGCGGACCTCGCCGCACCCCTCGTGCTGCCCGACGGCCGCCGCGTCGCCGTGGGCGCGAGCGTCGGCGTCGCCCTGCACCCCGACGACGGCGCCACCTTCCGCGACCTGCTGCACCACGCCGACGGGCGCATGTACGACGCCAAGCGGGCGCGGCGTGCCGCCGTCGTGCCCGGGCAGGCCGGCGCGCCCGCCCGCGAGCAGGTGGGGCCGGGGGCGACGGCGCCGGCCTGA
- a CDS encoding ABC transporter substrate-binding protein has translation MSVRQTTRRTRSAAALAAGLGVLVAVSGCASQEQAGVGGGGENTAGAEAAESEIDCTQFEQFGDTDGAEVEVYTTIVDPESQSFIDAFGPFTECTGIEINYNGSRQFEAQLPVRVQSGNAPDIAFLPQPGLLAQMVSTGAVVEPPQAVVDNVDQYFSEDWKNYGTVDGTFYAAPLGANVKSFVWYSPSAFEEAGYEIPTTWDELMTLSDTIAATGVKPWCAGIASGEATGWPATDFLEDVVLHAQGPDVYDQWINHEIPFNDPAIAESLAQVGTVLKNDEYVNGGLGDVRSVASTEFQAAGLPILDGTCFMHRQASFYQANWPAGTDVSEDGDVFAFPFPTINEEVGNAVVGGGEFVAAFNEEPATQAVQYWLSTADWANLKAQASNPGWLNANLELDPANLKSPIDQLAVEQLQDPEVTFRFDASDLMPAQVGADAEWQQLTDWIAADQSDEDTLNNIEAAWPQ, from the coding sequence ATGAGCGTCCGTCAGACCACCCGCCGGACCCGGAGCGCCGCGGCCCTCGCCGCCGGGCTCGGTGTCCTCGTCGCCGTCAGCGGCTGCGCCTCGCAGGAGCAGGCCGGTGTCGGTGGCGGCGGGGAGAACACCGCCGGGGCCGAGGCCGCCGAGTCGGAGATCGACTGCACGCAGTTCGAGCAGTTCGGCGACACCGACGGCGCCGAGGTCGAGGTCTACACGACCATCGTCGACCCCGAGTCGCAGTCCTTCATCGACGCCTTCGGCCCCTTCACCGAGTGCACCGGCATCGAGATCAACTACAACGGCTCGCGCCAGTTCGAGGCGCAGCTGCCGGTGCGCGTGCAGTCCGGCAACGCCCCCGACATCGCGTTCCTCCCGCAGCCGGGCCTGCTCGCCCAGATGGTGTCCACGGGCGCCGTCGTCGAGCCGCCGCAGGCCGTCGTCGACAACGTCGACCAGTACTTCAGCGAGGACTGGAAGAACTACGGCACGGTGGACGGCACCTTCTACGCCGCGCCGCTCGGGGCCAACGTCAAGTCCTTCGTCTGGTACTCGCCCAGCGCCTTCGAGGAGGCGGGCTACGAGATCCCCACCACGTGGGACGAGCTCATGACCCTCTCCGACACCATCGCCGCCACGGGCGTCAAGCCCTGGTGCGCGGGCATCGCCTCCGGCGAGGCCACCGGCTGGCCGGCCACCGACTTCCTCGAGGACGTCGTCCTGCACGCGCAGGGCCCGGACGTCTACGACCAGTGGATCAACCACGAGATCCCGTTCAACGACCCGGCCATCGCCGAGTCGCTGGCGCAGGTCGGCACCGTCCTCAAGAACGACGAGTACGTCAACGGCGGCCTCGGCGACGTCCGCTCGGTCGCGTCGACGGAGTTCCAGGCGGCGGGCCTGCCGATCCTCGACGGCACGTGCTTCATGCACCGCCAGGCGAGCTTCTACCAGGCCAACTGGCCCGCGGGCACGGACGTGTCCGAGGACGGCGACGTCTTCGCCTTCCCCTTCCCGACCATCAACGAGGAGGTCGGCAACGCGGTCGTCGGCGGCGGCGAGTTCGTCGCGGCCTTCAACGAGGAGCCGGCCACGCAGGCCGTCCAGTACTGGCTGTCCACGGCCGACTGGGCCAACCTCAAGGCGCAGGCCTCCAACCCGGGCTGGCTCAACGCCAACCTCGAGCTGGACCCGGCCAACCTCAAGAGCCCGATCGACCAGCTCGCGGTCGAGCAGCTGCAGGACCCCGAGGTCACCTTCCGCTTCGACGCCTCGGACCTCATGCCGGCGCAGGTCGGCGCGGACGCCGAGTGGCAGCAGCTCACGGACTGGATCGCCGCCGACCAGTCCGACGAGGACACGCTGAACAACATCGAGGCCGCCTGGCCCCAGTGA
- a CDS encoding carbohydrate ABC transporter permease, whose product MDFLLDAETTPHKLVLMVVAIALFVVVMGAILFAVDKPKRVPNWLLVLGFIGPPLLIMAFGLVYPALRTLFNSFFNADGSQFVGVDNYTAIFSSEGLQVVLRNTVLWVVLVPLLATFFGLVYAYLVDRTRFENFAKMLVFLPMAISGVAAGLIWRFVYEYRPDQEGINQIGLLNQLLVWLGLEPRQFLLDQPTNTFFIIVVMVWINAGFAMTVLSASIKAIPDDITEAARLDGVSGIGMFRYVTVPSIRPALVVVLTTVAISTLKVFDIIYTMTGSQYGTSVIATEFYSQTFRQFNDGLGAALAVLLFVLVIPIIAYNVRQLRLSEEIR is encoded by the coding sequence ATGGACTTCCTGCTCGACGCGGAGACGACGCCGCACAAGCTCGTGCTGATGGTCGTGGCCATCGCGCTCTTCGTCGTCGTGATGGGCGCGATCCTGTTCGCCGTCGACAAGCCGAAGCGGGTGCCGAACTGGCTCCTCGTCCTCGGCTTCATCGGGCCGCCGCTGCTCATCATGGCGTTCGGCCTCGTGTACCCCGCCCTGCGGACGCTCTTCAACTCCTTCTTCAACGCCGACGGCTCGCAGTTCGTCGGGGTCGACAACTACACGGCGATCTTCAGCTCGGAGGGGCTGCAGGTGGTCCTGCGCAACACCGTGCTGTGGGTCGTCCTCGTGCCCCTGCTCGCGACGTTCTTCGGGCTCGTCTACGCGTACCTCGTCGACCGCACGCGCTTCGAGAACTTCGCCAAGATGCTCGTCTTCCTGCCGATGGCCATCTCCGGCGTCGCGGCCGGCCTCATCTGGCGGTTCGTCTACGAGTACCGGCCGGACCAGGAGGGCATCAACCAGATCGGGCTGCTCAACCAGCTGCTCGTGTGGCTGGGCCTCGAGCCCCGGCAGTTCCTGCTCGACCAGCCCACCAACACGTTCTTCATCATCGTCGTCATGGTGTGGATCAACGCCGGCTTCGCCATGACGGTGCTGTCGGCCTCGATCAAGGCCATCCCCGACGACATCACCGAGGCGGCCCGGCTCGACGGGGTCTCGGGCATCGGCATGTTCCGCTACGTGACGGTGCCGAGCATCCGGCCCGCGCTCGTGGTCGTGCTCACCACGGTGGCCATCTCGACGCTGAAGGTCTTCGACATCATCTACACGATGACCGGCAGCCAGTACGGCACCTCGGTCATCGCCACCGAGTTCTACTCGCAGACCTTCCGGCAGTTCAACGACGGGCTCGGTGCCGCGCTCGCGGTCCTGCTCTTCGTCCTCGTGATCCCGATCATCGCCTACAACGTCCGTCAGCTGCGGCTGTCCGAGGAGATCCGATGA
- a CDS encoding carbohydrate ABC transporter permease gives MTSTTPTVVGPQTAQVDAPVATTESWRQRRKRQKAEAAAERLSSPVASTIAVLIAILWSIPTLGLLVTSFRTVDDINSSGWWTALSNPLFSQYNYVEALFGGGGLADNFVNSVVITLPAVLIPITLALLAAYAFAWIPFKGRNILFVAVFALQIVPLQVTLVPLLTIYGDLGIAGSFWTVWLSHSIFALPLAIFLLHNFMKDVPPSLVEAARMDGAGHVTIFFKVLLPLLTPAIAAFGVFQFLWVWNDLLVALTFASNDASPMTAAVADLVGTRGSAWYLLSAGAFLTMIVPLAVFLGLQRFFVRGLLAGSVKG, from the coding sequence ATGACGTCGACGACCCCCACGGTGGTGGGCCCGCAGACGGCGCAGGTCGACGCGCCCGTCGCCACGACGGAGAGCTGGCGGCAGCGCCGCAAGCGCCAGAAGGCCGAGGCGGCCGCCGAGCGGCTGTCCTCGCCGGTGGCGTCGACGATCGCGGTGCTCATCGCGATCCTTTGGAGCATCCCCACGCTCGGGCTCCTCGTGACGTCGTTCCGCACGGTCGACGACATCAACAGCTCGGGCTGGTGGACGGCGCTCTCCAACCCGCTCTTCTCGCAGTACAACTACGTCGAGGCGCTCTTCGGCGGCGGCGGGCTGGCCGACAACTTCGTCAACTCGGTCGTCATCACGCTGCCCGCGGTGCTCATCCCCATCACGCTGGCGCTGCTCGCGGCGTACGCCTTCGCGTGGATCCCCTTCAAGGGCCGCAACATCCTCTTCGTCGCGGTCTTCGCGCTCCAGATCGTCCCGCTCCAGGTGACGCTCGTCCCGCTGCTGACCATCTACGGCGACCTGGGGATCGCGGGCTCGTTCTGGACGGTGTGGCTGTCGCACAGCATCTTCGCGCTGCCGCTGGCCATCTTCCTGCTGCACAACTTCATGAAGGACGTGCCGCCCTCGCTCGTCGAGGCGGCGCGCATGGACGGCGCCGGGCACGTGACGATCTTCTTCAAGGTGCTCCTGCCGCTGCTCACGCCGGCCATCGCCGCCTTCGGCGTCTTCCAGTTCCTCTGGGTCTGGAACGACCTGCTCGTGGCCCTGACCTTCGCGAGCAACGACGCGAGCCCCATGACGGCGGCCGTCGCGGACCTCGTGGGCACCCGCGGCTCGGCCTGGTACCTGCTGTCGGCCGGCGCCTTCCTCACGATGATCGTCCCGCTGGCGGTCTTCCTCGGCCTGCAGCGGTTCTTCGTCCGCGGCCTGCTGGCGGGCTCGGTCAAGGGATGA
- a CDS encoding LacI family DNA-binding transcriptional regulator, with translation MARVTIADIARRAGVSTGAVSYALNGRPGVSEATRERVLEVARQLDWHPHSAARSLSGARTRTVGLVVTRPAETLGTESFFIQFVSGLESVLGPSGHGLLLQVVPAAAAEEDTLRTWARERRVDGVVLLDPRVDDPRVPLVRELRMPSVVVGHPSVAGGLPSVWKDDAAAVAAAVDHLVGLGHTRVGRVAGPERLGHTVVRDDAFRDALAASGATGVVRHTDFTGPRAAEATLALAGPDAGAGAPTALLYDNDVMAVAGLSALAGAGRSVPDDVSLVAWDDSPLCHVTHPALTAVGHDLVGYGAAVADLLVRQVRDGDTGPVEVPAPTLRLRASTAPPPGARRRAARSPARAG, from the coding sequence GTGGCACGCGTGACCATCGCCGACATCGCCCGCCGGGCGGGCGTCTCGACCGGGGCCGTGTCCTACGCCCTCAACGGGCGGCCGGGCGTCTCCGAGGCCACGCGCGAGCGGGTGCTCGAGGTCGCGCGGCAGCTGGACTGGCACCCGCACAGCGCCGCCCGCTCCCTGTCGGGCGCCCGCACCCGCACGGTCGGCCTCGTCGTCACCCGGCCCGCCGAGACGCTGGGCACCGAGTCGTTCTTCATCCAGTTCGTCTCCGGGCTGGAGAGCGTGCTGGGCCCGTCCGGGCACGGCCTGCTGCTGCAGGTCGTGCCCGCGGCGGCGGCCGAGGAGGACACCCTGCGCACGTGGGCGCGCGAGCGGCGGGTGGACGGCGTCGTCCTCCTCGACCCGCGGGTCGACGACCCGCGCGTCCCCCTCGTCCGCGAGCTGAGGATGCCGTCGGTCGTCGTGGGGCACCCTTCCGTCGCGGGCGGGCTGCCGAGCGTGTGGAAGGACGACGCCGCCGCGGTGGCCGCGGCCGTGGACCACCTCGTGGGGCTCGGCCACACGCGCGTCGGGCGGGTGGCGGGCCCGGAGCGGCTCGGGCACACCGTCGTCCGCGACGACGCCTTCCGGGACGCCCTGGCGGCGAGCGGGGCCACGGGCGTCGTGCGGCACACCGACTTCACCGGACCGCGCGCCGCCGAGGCGACGCTGGCCCTCGCGGGCCCGGACGCCGGGGCCGGCGCCCCGACCGCGCTGCTCTACGACAACGACGTCATGGCCGTGGCGGGACTGTCGGCCCTGGCCGGTGCCGGGCGCTCGGTGCCCGACGACGTCAGCCTCGTCGCCTGGGACGACTCCCCGCTCTGCCACGTGACGCATCCGGCGCTCACCGCGGTGGGGCACGACCTCGTGGGCTACGGCGCGGCCGTCGCCGACCTCCTCGTGCGGCAGGTGCGCGACGGCGACACCGGCCCCGTGGAGGTGCCCGCGCCCACCCTGCGGCTGCGGGCGAGCACGGCGCCGCCGCCCGGCGCGCGCCGCCGGGCGGCACGGAGCCCCGCCCGGGCGGGCTGA
- a CDS encoding nucleoside hydrolase, giving the protein MTAPVDRPRPLPALVPADPASPVPVVVDCDPGVDDAVALLLAVAAPGLDLRAVTTVGGNASLDVVTANAARVLDLAGAPADLPLARGAAGPLGRALRVRDEPVHGVGALGGLDLPASSRAVATASAVDVIADAVAERPGEVVLVALGPLTTVAALLALRPEVAADLREVVLMGGAAFCEGNLEPRAEFNLRCDPDAARRVTESGVPLRVVPLDATHRALVDASTTAPLRASADPRGRAVGALLEHLTAQQRLADGLEAAAVHDALAVAALLDPSLCTWVEAGVRVETAGELTRGELVVDTTAGTARARTDWARTARVAVDADPDAVSRLLLHHLT; this is encoded by the coding sequence GTGACCGCGCCCGTCGACCGTCCCCGCCCGCTGCCCGCCCTCGTGCCGGCCGACCCGGCGTCGCCGGTGCCCGTGGTGGTCGACTGCGACCCCGGGGTCGACGACGCCGTCGCGCTGCTGCTCGCCGTGGCGGCGCCGGGGCTCGACCTCCGCGCGGTGACGACGGTCGGCGGCAACGCGTCCCTCGACGTCGTCACCGCCAACGCCGCCCGGGTGCTCGACCTCGCCGGCGCCCCGGCCGACCTGCCCCTCGCGCGGGGGGCCGCCGGCCCGCTCGGGCGGGCGCTGCGGGTGCGCGACGAGCCGGTCCACGGCGTCGGGGCGCTCGGCGGGCTCGACCTGCCGGCGTCCTCGCGGGCCGTCGCGACCGCCTCCGCGGTCGACGTGATCGCCGACGCCGTGGCCGAGCGGCCCGGTGAGGTCGTCCTCGTGGCCCTCGGGCCGCTGACGACCGTCGCCGCGCTCCTCGCCCTGCGCCCGGAGGTAGCCGCGGACCTCCGCGAGGTCGTCCTCATGGGCGGCGCGGCGTTCTGCGAGGGGAACCTCGAGCCGCGGGCGGAGTTCAACCTCCGCTGCGACCCCGACGCCGCCCGTCGCGTCACGGAGTCCGGGGTGCCGCTGCGCGTGGTGCCGCTCGACGCGACCCACCGGGCCCTCGTCGACGCCTCGACGACGGCGCCGCTGCGCGCCTCCGCCGACCCGCGCGGCCGTGCCGTCGGCGCCCTGCTCGAGCACCTCACGGCCCAGCAGCGCCTCGCCGACGGGCTGGAGGCGGCGGCCGTCCACGACGCCCTCGCCGTCGCGGCCCTCCTCGACCCCTCGCTGTGCACGTGGGTCGAGGCGGGTGTCCGCGTCGAGACCGCGGGCGAGCTGACGCGCGGGGAGCTCGTCGTCGACACGACCGCCGGCACCGCCCGGGCCCGCACCGACTGGGCGCGGACCGCCCGCGTCGCCGTGGACGCCGACCCCGACGCCGTCTCGCGCCTCCTCCTGCACCACCTGACCTGA
- a CDS encoding DivIVA domain-containing protein: MTYAVVTVFTPGPEHRAALVASMRRWGRVARSQPGLLWTGVVDDEGGRLVGTAVWESPEAARAAAPALRAEVGNDPFAAWEAAPTTTVRGTVLEEGGRLLELDDPVDDEADDDEGADEGTEPPAAGEAAWDEPVPADEEGERDERPAGQSGTASAALRSTFLPVVRFRDGYDIDEVDAFLERVKDALDRPGTGGDGLTPRDVATANFTTTSLRRGYDVVAVDRLLGRLAGSVQAPSPVDVAPGTDVTG, encoded by the coding sequence ATGACGTACGCGGTGGTCACCGTCTTCACCCCCGGTCCGGAGCACCGGGCCGCCCTCGTCGCGTCCATGCGTCGGTGGGGGCGGGTGGCGCGGAGCCAACCGGGGCTGCTGTGGACGGGCGTCGTCGACGACGAGGGCGGCCGTCTCGTCGGCACCGCCGTGTGGGAGTCCCCCGAGGCCGCGCGCGCCGCCGCGCCGGCGCTGCGGGCCGAGGTCGGGAACGACCCCTTCGCCGCCTGGGAGGCCGCGCCGACGACGACGGTGCGCGGGACGGTCCTCGAGGAGGGCGGCCGGCTGCTCGAGCTGGACGACCCGGTCGACGACGAGGCGGACGACGACGAGGGGGCCGACGAGGGCACCGAGCCGCCCGCCGCCGGCGAGGCCGCCTGGGACGAGCCCGTCCCGGCCGACGAGGAGGGCGAGCGCGACGAGCGCCCCGCGGGCCAGAGCGGTACGGCGTCGGCGGCCCTGCGCAGCACCTTCCTCCCGGTCGTCCGCTTCCGGGACGGCTACGACATCGACGAGGTGGACGCCTTCCTCGAGCGGGTCAAGGACGCCCTCGACCGCCCGGGCACCGGCGGTGACGGGCTGACGCCGCGCGACGTCGCCACGGCGAACTTCACGACGACGAGCCTGCGGCGCGGGTACGACGTCGTCGCCGTGGACCGCCTCCTCGGGCGTCTCGCCGGCTCGGTGCAGGCCCCGTCGCCCGTCGACGTGGCGCCCGGCACCGACGTCACCGGCTGA